The region GAAATTATCACTTCTTTGGTGCAATAATGCCTTCCAGTTGGgcctgaaaaacagaaacaaactccaTTAATATTTGAAACATGCAGCCTAACACAAATAGCCGAGAGGTGACAAAAGTCTCCTGGAAGAATGATCCAAATGCCGCCACTccaattatttttctccttcattcccAACTCCATGTTTTCTGGATTAGCTGGTTTCTGGCTTGGCATTCAGTCTTGCTGCATTAGGAGAAATCAGAGCTGGCCTGCTTTCCATACAATAGCTGCTCAGTGTATAATATAAGGCATTGAAAAGGAAATTGAATAAAAGTTGTTGAAATAGTGGTTTTTTCATGGCTCACATTTCAGGCCTGAATACTTCTGCTAAGTTAAACATTTGGCTCTCtcgtttgggagcctgggagctctgTGCTGGGACAAGAGGTTTGGGAAACAGCAAATTTTCAGCCACTGAGACAACTTGCCACACAATTAGAGAAAATTGCTACCGGTGAGTAGGGAGCTGTCCATCTTGTATGTGAGGCTTCAGACGCCTGGGAGTTACTTACTCTGCTCCTGTGGCAGCCGGAAAAATAATTCACCATCATAGTGTGTGGACAGACCTTTAAGTAGGTCTATCCTGGGGACTGCAAACAGTGCTTTATTTGGAGTGCAGCTTTGAGCCAATAAAAATAACTCGCTTCTAAAGAGCCCTTTGCCCTGGGGATAACAGGGTTGCTTGTAAATATTAGAAGCCAAGGCATTCTGCTTTGCTATTGCCGCCAGTACCATAGGAGGCACCGGGGAACTTGGGCTTACGATGAAAGAATATGGCAGATAAGGGAGGCAGCCTCAGAGACTGCTAAGTAAACAGATTCACATCTGGCTGCGAAAGTTTGTTTTGTTCAACTTGCCAAGGAGAAAATCTGTCATCCTCCACTAGCAATTAACACAAGCCCTTCTTTATCTCAAATGCTTGGCCTTCTTGGCTTGTAGCACCCACAAGCCTGCCAATCGCAAGAATGTAAGCTTCTGTGAAActagggaggagagggagatacATCCAGGGGCCCCTCCGAGCCAGGGCCATGGGAGACGGACATTATACACTAATAGGCCATTtgtctagagcagtggttctcaaactttagcaaGGATCAGAATCACCTGGCTTGCTGGCCCCCAACCCCAAAGTTTCTGATTGATTGGGCAGCTCTGGACTGGGCCCAACGATTTGTATTTCTAAAAGCTGTGGTGATGAGGATGATGCTGTCTGGAACCCAACCTCTGAGAACCTCTCGACCAGACAGACAGCCTGGAGTTTCAGAGGCCTGGCCCCCTGCCCAGCCTTTTTCACtagtccccctccctcccttcagcTCTGTCAGATTAAAGTATACTGTCAGCAAAAGGCTTTGATGAAAAACACCTACACCTGAGTTCTCTGATCATGTACCAGGAGAAGTTTCATGATTTGAATTGGTTCTTCCCTCTCAAAGGGCTTTCCCTTATCCCCCACCCTCCCAAATGCAGTGCCTCCTCTCTAGGCAACTGCAATAGGAAAGCCCACCCACTAAAGCCCACTGGAGAGACCCAGCCCCCTCTGAGGAGGCTCCGAAATGCCAGCTGCCATAGGACAGAAGTTCCACCTTTGACATACCCACCTCTCCCAGACGATAGGCAACTTTTACCCAAGGGGAAACAAAAATCCACAGGAgagccaggctgaggagtcatGGGGGTTCAGAGTTGAGAACAGAACCCATCTCCAGAACCAGATGGACAGAGAATCTGTGTTCTGATCCCTCACCTCTCCCCAGAAGAGCTTCCTTGACTCCTTGGCAGTATTGAAAGTCACTGTAGGACAAAACGCTTGGGCTGCTCTGCTTGGCtggcgggggctggggctggggcggggggtggggctggggctggggctggggctgggggcactCCACCTGGGCCGGTGCAACGATTACCTTCAGCTGCTGATTCGTCCGCTTCAGGAACTGTATCTCCTCGTTGTGCTTCTTCTCCTCCACCTGTCTCCTCTCGCTCTCCCGCTTCTCAACAGCCTCACATTTTGCCTTCTGCTCGTTCACTTGCCTCTCCAGATCTCGCTTTTCCGTTTCTAATTCTGCAATCTGCGGACAGAAGCACCAGTCATCCTGCGACGTCGCCAAGTGGATGGGGTGGTGTGAGTCCCTGGGTGGAGGGGACCTGGGACACAGCTGCCCGACCCAGGGCATTGCCAGGGTCTGTACTGCCACCCAGTGGGAGGCCAGTGACTGGCAGGGCTTGTCCAAGGGGAGACAGTCCTGTCATCCCAGGACCGGCCGTGACACTGAACCAGAGGGTCCTTGCTGAGGTGACGGGAAAGCACCCTCGGAGGCCAGAGTTGGGTGCTGGCGTGACAGGCTGTGGCCCCGAGGTGGACAGAAGAGTCACAGAGGCTTGGGGGGCTCCTGGTGAACCCACTCACTTTCCTCTCCATGTCTGACTTCCCCTGCTCGGCCTGCAGCGCCTTCCTCATGCCGAACGCCACGCTGCTCTCATACAGGGTCTGGTAGGCGGCGATGGTCATGCGGATCTCGTCCCGCacccgcagcagcagcagcccccgcTCCGCACAGTTGATGGTGACCTCGCGGATCAGCTCATCTGCCAAGGTGCACACAGCAAGGTGGGAGAAAGCAGGCGGGAGGGGAAATGCCAACTGTCCTACTGCAAACCACCTTCCTGCCGGGCAGGGCAGTACGGTGTGTCCTCCTCACTTGCAGACAGGCAGGCAGGTCTCGGGGGCCCCGTCATGACTTCTCTGAACTCGGCACTTGGGAGCACAGGCCATCAGCAGGCCTCGCTTGGCCAGGGCAAACGGAGACAAGAGCTGTGTGCGTCTACAGCCAGGGGGCTCTTCCGGTCCACTCTTAGGCAGAGACTGggtactactcaaagcaatctgaCTTTTTTGATATAAAGATGGTGGCTGTTTTAAAGCAGTTGGGAAATCCCCTGTGCCCACTTGGCTGGACTGGTTTGGGGCTGGAAACATCTCCTCCATAAATGCTGACGGGGAGCACAAGCCAGAATTGCCCTCAAACTGAAGTGAACCTGCCAGCCCCCCGGCAGCAGGGTTTGGACGTGCTCTGCATGTCCAAGTCCACGTGGGCCAGTGAGACTTGACTGAGGGCCAGTCATCTGACACCAGCACCCAAGGAGGGAGATTTCAAATCTCTtggtctggggacttccctggtggtccagtggttaagactccatgctcccaacgcagggagcctgggttcgatccttggttagggaactaagatcccacatgccacatggtatgggctaaaaaacaaaacaaaaagtcccTGGGTCTGTTGAGTCACAACGAATCACCATGAAATACTTTTTTGGACCAAGGCCTGATGTTGATAGGTGGATATAAATATAGAACATGaaatttttctgattaaaaaattaatctcTGTTTAATATAGAAACCTTtgaaaagaaccaaatggaaggGGTCCCATGGAAGTGGGAAGTTCTCATCTTACTCCAAGCAGTTGCTGAGGGGTGAGGAACCAAGTCATCAGGAATACGACTGACAAGGTGGGGACTGGTaggagagatgggcaggaggggaAGACGGTGCTGGGTGGGGTAGGCGCGGGGAGACAGACATTCCAGGACGGGATGGGCTCAGCTTGGGGGGACTCAGGGCCTGGGTCTCTactgaagggaagggaaggaggcagTAGAGCGTTGTGTAGCCTCTCTCTCGGACCACTCACCAAAACACTGCGAGTACAGCTCCCGGCGCACTGGGCAGATGCCGGTCTCCCGGGCCTGCCGCTGCTGCAGCTTCAGGTCCAGCTGCTCCTGGAGGTGCACCACGTCCATCCTGGTGCTGGGGGTGCTGGACACCTGCTGGATCCATAGCTGCGTGTCCTCCACCCACTCCCTGCGGGATAGACACAGCCAGGCTGAGCCAGCCCCAAGCACCACACAAGGTCCTCAGGACCTGAGCAGAGGTGGCCCTTGGCACTCTCTGCctgagaggagggaggggcagcTCTGTCCCCGACCCCCCGGAATCCCCATCTCTCTCTTCCTTGAAGAGGGTGTGGCTCCAAAGCCACACCCACGGTGCCACCTCCATAGGGCCCCTACCTTGGGGCTGGGCAGTCTTCATTCTCCCACGATCCTCTGTGAAGTCATCACCCACGTTCCAGATCTCCCACTCCTAACATGCTGAGCACAGATTTATGGTGGATGTTGCTTGATCTGAATGGGAGGCCCAGCGGCAGTACCCACTGACTTGGGgggtaggagacacaggagaccataAGCCTTGTGTCAACAAAAACAGGTGAAGGTATGaactgcggggggggggggggtgggtgtaCCTATATGGACGCCCATAGTGAACCTTGTATCAGAGACCCAGCCAGGTTCTGGAATCACAAGGGGCAGTCTGAGGGCAGAGTCACCTTGAGGGAGAGGACTCCATGCATTGTTGAGAGGGAAGCAAGTGAAAATCACCCTCAGAACTTCTATCACCTTATTACATAAAAATAGTTGAAAAGGATATTTGTGATCAATGTGGCTGCAGAAGAAAGAAGCAGGGTAAGAAGAAGGGAGCCtcctttatttattaaaaaaatttttttgttttatttttattatttattttttatatttattatatatttattatttatattttatgttttattttgttttgtttattttgtttatttatttattttatttatatatttttttggggggagctcTCCGTTTATAAAGGAGTCTGCAGAAGGTTTCCTTGAGGAGAGGACATTTGAACAAGACTTGAGTGAAGGAACAAGGGAATCGGGGGGATATCAGGGGAAGAGGATCGCTGGCAGTGAGAAGGTCCTATGGTGGGAAAGTCATTGATGTGTTTCAGAAACAGCAAGCAGAGGCTCTCGTGGCATTAGCCCCGTGAACTAGGAAGAGAATAACCAGAGACGATCTTGGATACTTCAGGGGCCAGGTTGTGCCAGGTCTTCTGGGTTGTTGTAAGGACCTTGGATTTCAGTCTGAGTGAGATGGGACGGTCTGACTTGTGATTTTGGGGTTGAGTGGGGAATAGATTGTAGGGGCAGAGAGTGGAAGCAGAATTTTCAGGCAGGAGGCCATCGCAGTAATGCAGGTGACAGCGACTGGGAATAAGACGGTGGCAGCAGAGTGAAAAGCAGTCAGATTTGGAAAGTAATTGGAAGgtagaggcaaaaggagaaaggggtggcagaagataagatggttagatagcatcactgactcaatggactggaatctgagcaaactctgggtgatagtggaggatggaggagcctggcgtgctacagtccatgaggttacaaagaatcagatatgacttagtgtcTGAAAACAAGAACAATGGAGACAAGAGAATGTGATGAAGGGCAGGACATGTGACTGGAGAGATCAAAGGGAATGAAAATTTGCCTGATCCCCTAGTGGAAAGGAGAAGACTGAGAATGAGCTGGTTAGGGGAAGAAAGACATTGTGATTTAATTTGAACATGTTGAGTTTGAGATGTTCCTTGGACATCTTCATGAAGGTGATGAGTAAGTAGCAGAATATATACGTTTGGAGTTTAAGGGGGAAGACAGGGCTGCAAAAAGACCCATGGTAACCATTAGTATACAGATGATATTTAAAGCCATGAGCCTGGGTGAGAGCACTCAGGAAATGATGGCAAGTAGAGAAGAGGTCTCCCTGGACCTTCCCAGGATCTAGCCATCTGCAAGTTCTAGAAACTCTGGGATGTTGGGAAGAAATCTCAGTTAGAAACAGAGTCAGGGTGCCTCCTCTCACATTCCCAAGTTCCGGGAAGCAAAAGCCTGGGCCTCCTCCTAGCCACTACTTGTTTACCTTGGGGGCAGGATGGCATTCAAGAtttcttctgcttgctttgtAGGATCTGGGACACAGGAAGTTGAGGGGAGCTTGGTCTTGGGTGGCTGTGGGACGGGACCCGAGGGTCCAGGTTGCTGGGGGCTGACTTTCAATGGCCGAGCCTGAGAAGGAGGAACAAGTTGGAGCAGGAGGCGACTCAGACACTCAGCTCCACACTCCCTGGGCCCCTGGATTGCTCCAAGTTTCCTGCACATCCCTCCCCTAACCCCAGCTCAATCTCCCCTATCTGTCCTCTCAGCAGAAGTTATATTTCAGAGCTGAAGGAGTCCATGCAGCGTCTCTGCTTCCACCCCAACCCAATGCCTGCATCTCCTTGAACAGATGTTTCTGGCCCAGCTGCTCAGGCCTCTGCTCTAGTGATGGGGCATCACTATCAGGTCTATTCTGGGGCCCTGCGACTAAAAAGACATGTCACATCGCCCTGTGACTTTCTTCCCCATACTAATCTGCCCTTTGGGATCACCCAGCATTTGGTCTTCTTTGGCGTCTCTCCTCAGGTTCCAGTTCCCTTTACTCGCAGGCCTCTGTCCCTCGGGACTCCCGACTTCAGCGCAGCCCCTGTCTTACCCCAGCGGAGTTTCGTGCTCCCCCACCCTCTGAGACTCGTCCTTACTTTGGGGCTCCGTTTCTCAGTATTCCGGCTCACCAACACCGGGGTGTCATACTTAAGCAGAGAGTCCGCTGGGGGAATCATGGTGGCGGCGCGAGTAGCAGCCCAGCAGCCGCCCTCCAGTCAGGGCCCTGTTTGCCGTCGCCATGGAAACCTCCGCTCAGCCCTCATGGCCTGGGCGGGGCTTCGGGGTGGGGCCAGCAGCGCGCGAGTTCAAACTCTGCCTTCGCAGAAAGTTTTCCAATGCTTATCAGACCGCCTGCTCAACAGGGTGCCTCGGTGCTCTTGGAAGCAGGGAGAAAAACAGTTCTGAATCCCTGGGCTGCGTCTAGCTCGCAATTTGAATTAGATGCTTACCACCTTCGTTGACCCTCCATTttgtcatctgcaaaatggggagtCGTCTGACTCCTTAGCGAAGGGTTGGGAAAGATTCCCAGTGGAAAGCATCTGAAGTTCCCACGTTATAAaaggtatttgtttttaattaaatggaGAAATGACAACATATCAGAATCAGACAGTGCAGGAACAGAGAGGAAATGCTAATGATTTGCCCACGGGCTCCCATCTGTGAttgcattttcttcctctttccttggtGTTTCCAAACGTAAATGTAATCACAATCTGTGCACAGTTTTGTTTAACAAgtcaggtttttttcccccatttgtcATATAGTCTGTAAATAGCAAACTGCAATTCAAATGGGCTTCTccggtggtggtaaagaatcttcctgtagtgtcggacactttcacttttcttgtaAATAGCATTGCGAATGGCGACATAGTATCTTTCCTACCGCTAGAAGTGCAGGTTGTCTCTGTTTAGTAATTACTAGTTAAACATCCTTGAAAGTGATCCTTGAAAGTGAGTGAAGTtaaagtcgctgagtcgtgtagccgggccaggctcctctgtccatggaattctccaggatacTGGCTGGAGTatccagaatagtggagtgggtagccgttcccttctccaaaggatcttcccaacccaggcatcgaacccaggtcttcctcattgtgggcggattctttaccgtctgagccaccagggaagtcgtccTCGAGAGCAGTTTTCCCTAAGTTTGCTTTTGAAACTTGAATCTCCCGCCTCTCGAGACGGGTCACTAAGGCCCCGCCCACTCCGGAATCTTGTCACGTTATCTCCGCTGTAAGGGCTTCTGGGAGAGCGCTCAGCCGGAAGCGGAAGTCCTGGAGGCAAGTCCGTCATTTCCTTTGGGACAGGAGGGCAACGGATCTATTTTTCTTGGCTCCGCAGATCTCTCGGCATGAAGGAGGTGAAGAGCGAGCGGGAGCGGGGGAGTCGGCGAAGGCACCGGGACGGGGACGTGGTGGGGATAGCGCCGGCGGTAGTGGTGAAGCAGGAGCGACTCAGCCCGGAGTCCGCGCCTCCGGTCCACCGCCGTCCGGATTCGTCCGGCGGTAGCCCGTCCCCACCGGCCGGCGAGTCGGGCCGCCCAAGTCACCGCGGGAACCGAGCCCGAGGAGGTAGCCGGTAAGTGGGAAGCATCTCGGGATGAGTCTTAGATAGGGTTCGTTGAGAAGGGAGGACAGG is a window of Muntiacus reevesi chromosome 1, mMunRee1.1, whole genome shotgun sequence DNA encoding:
- the DNALI1 gene encoding axonemal dynein light intermediate polypeptide 1, giving the protein MIPPADSLLKYDTPVLVSRNTEKRSPKARPLKVSPQQPGPSGPVPQPPKTKLPSTSCVPDPTKQAEEILNAILPPREWVEDTQLWIQQVSSTPSTRMDVVHLQEQLDLKLQQRQARETGICPVRRELYSQCFDELIREVTINCAERGLLLLRVRDEIRMTIAAYQTLYESSVAFGMRKALQAEQGKSDMERKIAELETEKRDLERQVNEQKAKCEAVEKRESERRQVEEKKHNEEIQFLKRTNQQLKAQLEGIIAPKK